A window of the Miscanthus floridulus cultivar M001 chromosome 14, ASM1932011v1, whole genome shotgun sequence genome harbors these coding sequences:
- the LOC136504627 gene encoding 2-alkenal reductase (NADP(+)-dependent)-like: MAAAVSTDGQGQEVPNRRVILKRYVTGFPSEDDMEVVTGTARLDVPPGSAAMVVKNLYVSCDPYMRGRMTKHDRPSYVPDFVEGEALVNYGVCKVIASGHPDFKLGDLVWGMTGWEEYTFVPKPESFFKVNHPEFPLSYYTGVLGMAGLTAWVGFFDVGKPKKGDYVFVSAASGAVGQLVGQFAKLTDCYVVGSAGSDEKVNLLKSKFGFDEAFNYKKEQDLDAALRRYFPEGIDIYFENVGGRTLEAVLSNMRTHGRIPTCGMISQYNLEEPEGVHNLVEIVGKRVRMEGFLVFDYYGQYHKFEQEMAGYLKEGKINYVEDIADGLEKAPAALIGLFTGRNVGKQLVAIARE, encoded by the exons ATGGCGGCGGCAGTTTCGACCGACGGGCAGGGTCAGGAGGTACCGAACCGGCGGGTGATCCTGAAGCGCTACGTGACGGGGTTCCCCAGCGAGGACGACATGGAGGTGGTCACGGGGACCGCGCGCCTGGACGTGCCGCCGGGGTCGGCGGCCATGGTGGTCAAGAACCTCTACGTCTCCTGCGACCCGTACATGCGCGGCCGCATGACCAAGCACGACAGGCCCAGCTACGTCCCGGACTTCGTCGAGGGAGAG GCTTTGGTAAACTATGGTGTATGCAAGGTGATAGCATCTGGGCACCCGGATTTCAAGCTCGGCGATCTTGTGTGGGGGATGACCGGATGGGAGGAGTACACTTTCGTCCCTAAGCCAGAGTCATTTTTTAAGGTCAATCATCCTGAATTTCCTCTGTCGTACTACACGGGTGTTCTTG GCATGGCCGGCCTTACTGCTTGGGTTGGATTCTTCGATGTGGGCAAGCCCAAGAAAGGTGACTATGTCTTCGTCTCAGCAGCATCAGGCGCCGTTGGTCAGCTTGTTGGGCAGTTTGCTAAGCTCACAGACTGTTATGTGGTTGGCAGTGCTGGTTCTGACGAGAAG GTCAATCTTCTGAAATCCAAGTTTGGCTTCGATGAAGCATTCAACTACAAGAAAGAGCAGGACCTGGATGCCGCCTTGCGGAG GTACTTCCCAGAGGGCATTGACATCTACTTCGAGAACGTGGGCGGCCGCACATTGGAGGCCGTGCTGTCCAACATGCGCACCCATGGGCGGATCCCTACCTGTGGAATGATCTCGCAGTACAACCTGGAGGAGCCAGAGGGCGTGCACAACCTGGTCGAAATCGTCGGCAAGCGCGTGCGCATGGAGGGCTTCTTGGTCTTCGACTACTACGGCCAGTACCACAAGTTCGAGCAGGAGATGGCCGGGTACCTCAAGGAGGGAAAGATTAACTACGTCGAGGACATCGCTGACGGGTTGGAGAAGGCGCCGGCGGCGCTCATCGGTCTCTTCACCGGGCGCAACGTCGGCAAGCAACTAGTCGCCATCGCTCGGGAGTGA